Proteins encoded in a region of the Bactrocera tryoni isolate S06 chromosome 4, CSIRO_BtryS06_freeze2, whole genome shotgun sequence genome:
- the LOC120774077 gene encoding alpha-actinin, sarcomeric isoform X2: MMMENGLSMEYGDGYMEQEEEWEREGLLDPAWEKQQKKTFTAWCNSHLRKAGTSIDNIDEDFRNGLKLMLLLEVISGETLPKPDRGKMRFHKIANVNKALDFIASKGVHLVSIGAEEIVDGNLKMTLGMIWTIILRFAIQDISVEEMTAKEGLLLWCQRKTAPYKNVNVQNFHLSFKDGLAFCALIHRHRPDLIDYSKLSKDNPLENLNTAFDVAEKYLDIPRMLDPDDLINTPKPDERAIMTYVSCYYHAFQGAQQAETAANRICKVLKVNQENERLMEEYERLASDLLEWIRRTMPWLNSRQADNSLAGVQKKLEEYRTYRRKHKPPRVEQKAKLETNFNTLQTKLRLSNRPAYLPTEGKTVGDISNAWKGLELAEKAFEEWLLAETMRLERLEHLAQKFKHKADAHEDWTRGKEEMLQSQDFRQCKLNELKALKKKHEAFESDLAAHQDRVEQIAAIAQELNTLEYHDCVSVNARCQRICDQWDRLGALTQRRRTALDEAERILEKIDILHLEFAKRAAPFNNWLDGTREDLVDMFIVHTMEEIQGLIQAHDQFKATLGEADKEFNLIVNLVREVESIVKQHQIPGGLENPYTTLTANDMTRKWSDVRQLVPQRDQTLANELRKQQNNEMLRRQFAEKANIVGPWIERQMDAVTAIGMGLQGSLEDQLHRLKEYEQAVYAYKPNIEELEKIHQAVQESMIFENRYTNYTMETLRVGWEQLLTSINRNINEVENQILTRDSKGISQEQLNEFRSSFNHFDKNRTGRLTPEEFKSCLVSLGYSIGKDRQGEMDFQRILAVVDPNSTGYVHFDAFLDFMTRESTDTDTAEQVIDSFRILAADKPYILPDELRRELPPDQAEYCIQRMPPYKGPNGVPGALDYMSFSTALYGETDL; this comes from the exons ATGATGATGGAGAACGGACTCTCCATGGAGTATGGAGATGGCTATATGGAGCAGGAGGAAGAATGGGAGCGCGAAGGACTTTTAGATCCCGCGTGGGAAAAACAACAGAAGAAG ACATTTACAGCGTGGTGCAATAGTCATTTGCGTAAAGCTGGAACATCTATCGATAATATTGACGAGGACTTCCGTAATGGATTGaagttgatgttgttgctggAAGTTATTTCCGGTGAAACTTTGCCAAAACCCGATCGTGGCAAAATGCGCTTCCACAAGATCGCGAATGTCAATAAGGCGCTGGACTTCATCGCATCGAAAGGTGTGCACTTGGTATCGATTGGCGCTGAAGAAATTGTCGATGGCAATTTGAAGATGACTTTGGGCATGATTTGGACCATTATTCTGCGTTTTGCTATTCAGGATATTTCCGTTGAAGAGATGACCGCTAAAGAAGGCTTGTTGCTATGGTGTCAACGCAAAACTGCTCCCTATAAGAACGTCAATGTTCAAAACTTCCACCTTTCATTCAAG GACGGTTTAGCATTCTGCGCCTTGATTCACCGTCATAGGCCTGACTTGATTGATTATTCCAAACTCTCCAAAGACAATCCATTGGAAAATCTCAACACTGCCTTTGATGTTGCTGAGAAATATCTCGATATTCCAAGGATGTTAGATCCAGATG ATTTGATCAACACTCCAAAGCCGGATGAACGCGCTATTATGACTTACGTGTCCTGTTACTATCATGCTTTCCAGGGAGCCCAACAG GCGGAAACCGCAGCTAACCGTATTTGCAAAGTGCTTAAGGTGAACCAGGAAAATGAACGTCTTATGGAGGAGTATGAACGACTAGCAAGCGAT CTTTTGGAATGGATCCGCCGGACTATGCCCTGGCTAAACTCCCGCCAGGCAGATAATTCTTTGGCTGGTGTTCAGAAAAAACTGGAGGAATACCGTACTTATCGTCGCAAACACAAGCCGCCACGTGTTGAGCAAAAAGCAAAACTCGAAACTAACTTCAACACTTTGCAAACGAAACTCCGTTTATCCAATCGTCCAGCCTACTTGCCAACTGAGGGCAAGACCGTCGGCGATATTTCAAACGCCTGGAAAGGTTTGGAACTAGCCGAGAAAGCTTTTGAAGAGTGGCTTTTGGCTGAAACGATGCGCTTGGAACGCTTGGAACATTTGGCTCAAAAGTTCAAGCACAAG gCTGATGCCCACGAAGATTGGACACGGGGTAAGGAGGAGATGTTGCAGTCTCAAGACTTCCGTCAATGTAAATTGAATGAGTTAAAGGCACTCAAAAAGAAGCATGAGGCTTTTGAATCCGACTTAGCCGCTCACCAAGATCGGGTAGAACAAATTGCAGCTATTGCTCAAGAGTTGAA CACTCTGGAATATCATGACTGTGTTTCTGTTAATGCTCGTTGCCAGCGTATCTGTGATCAATGGGATCGCTTGGGTGCGCTCACTCAGCGTCGTCGTACGGCTTTGGATGAGGCTGAACGCATTTTGGAGAAAATTGATATCCTGCATTTGGAGTTCGCTAAGAGGGCCGCTCCATTCAATAACTGGCTGGATGGCACCCGTGAAGATTTAGTTGATATGTTCATTGTACATACAATGGAGGAAATTCAAGGTCTCATACAGGCGCACGATCAATTCAAAGCCACATTGGGAGAAGCTGACAAGGAGTTCAACTTGATTGTTAATTTGGTACGTGAAGTAGAGTCTATCGTTAAGCAACATCAAATTCCTGGAGGACTGGAGAATCCCTACACAACACTTACTGCCAATGACATGACTAGAAAATGGAGTGACGTTCGTCAGTTGGTACCTCAACGTGATCAAACTCTTGCGAACGAGTTGCGCAAGcaacaaaataatgaaatgcTACGAAGACAGTTTGCCGAAAAGGCCAATATTGTTGGACCATGGATTGAACGACAGATGGATGCTGTTACTGCTATCGGAATGGGCTTGCAAGGTTCTCTTGAAGACCAATTACATCGCCTTAAGGAGTATGAACAGGCTGTGTATGCTTACAAACCTAACATTGAAGAATTAGAAAAGATCCACCAGGCTGTACAAGAATCGATGATATTCGAAAATCGTTACACTAATTACACAATGGAAACATTGCGAGTTGGCTGGGAGCAATTATTGACTTCCATCAATCGTAATATCAACGAGGTGGAAAATCAAATTCTTACACGTGATTCTAAGGGAATCAGCCAAGAGCAATTAAATGAGTTCCGCTCCAGTTTCAATCACTTTGACAAGAATCGTACAGGCAGACTTACCCCTGAAGAGTTTAAATCATGTCTTGTCTCCTTGGGTTACTCTATAGGAAAAGACAGACAAGGTGAAATGGACTTCCAAAGAATTTTAGCTGTTGTCGATCCCAACTCCACTGGTTATGTGCATTTTGATGCCTTCCTTGATTTCATGACACGCGAAAGCACCGATACCGATACCGCTGAACAAGTTATTGACTCATTCAGAATCCTCGCAGCCGACAAG CCATACATATTACCAGATGAACTTCGACGCGAACTCCCTCCAGATCAAGCGGAATACTGCATCCAGAGAATGCCACCATACAAAGGACCAAATGGAGTACCCGGCGCTCTTGACTACATGTCCTTTAGTACCGCACTGTATGGCGAAACTGATTTGTAA
- the LOC120774077 gene encoding alpha-actinin, sarcomeric isoform X1, with translation MMMENGLSMEYGDGYMEQEEEWEREGLLDPAWEKQQKKTFTAWCNSHLRKAGTSIDNIDEDFRNGLKLMLLLEVISGETLPKPDRGKMRFHKIANVNKALDFIASKGVHLVSIGAEEIVDGNLKMTLGMIWTIILRFAIQDISVEEMTAKEGLLLWCQRKTAPYKNVNVQNFHLSFKDGLAFCALIHRHRPDLIDYSKLSKDNPLENLNTAFDVAEKYLDIPRMLDPDDLINTPKPDERAIMTYVSCYYHAFQGAQQVGNVTHVPEPTRQYTYVPNYNAETAANRICKVLKVNQENERLMEEYERLASDLLEWIRRTMPWLNSRQADNSLAGVQKKLEEYRTYRRKHKPPRVEQKAKLETNFNTLQTKLRLSNRPAYLPTEGKTVGDISNAWKGLELAEKAFEEWLLAETMRLERLEHLAQKFKHKADAHEDWTRGKEEMLQSQDFRQCKLNELKALKKKHEAFESDLAAHQDRVEQIAAIAQELNTLEYHDCVSVNARCQRICDQWDRLGALTQRRRTALDEAERILEKIDILHLEFAKRAAPFNNWLDGTREDLVDMFIVHTMEEIQGLIQAHDQFKATLGEADKEFNLIVNLVREVESIVKQHQIPGGLENPYTTLTANDMTRKWSDVRQLVPQRDQTLANELRKQQNNEMLRRQFAEKANIVGPWIERQMDAVTAIGMGLQGSLEDQLHRLKEYEQAVYAYKPNIEELEKIHQAVQESMIFENRYTNYTMETLRVGWEQLLTSINRNINEVENQILTRDSKGISQEQLNEFRSSFNHFDKNRTGRLTPEEFKSCLVSLGYSIGKDRQGEMDFQRILAVVDPNSTGYVHFDAFLDFMTRESTDTDTAEQVIDSFRILAADKPYILPDELRRELPPDQAEYCIQRMPPYKGPNGVPGALDYMSFSTALYGETDL, from the exons ATGATGATGGAGAACGGACTCTCCATGGAGTATGGAGATGGCTATATGGAGCAGGAGGAAGAATGGGAGCGCGAAGGACTTTTAGATCCCGCGTGGGAAAAACAACAGAAGAAG ACATTTACAGCGTGGTGCAATAGTCATTTGCGTAAAGCTGGAACATCTATCGATAATATTGACGAGGACTTCCGTAATGGATTGaagttgatgttgttgctggAAGTTATTTCCGGTGAAACTTTGCCAAAACCCGATCGTGGCAAAATGCGCTTCCACAAGATCGCGAATGTCAATAAGGCGCTGGACTTCATCGCATCGAAAGGTGTGCACTTGGTATCGATTGGCGCTGAAGAAATTGTCGATGGCAATTTGAAGATGACTTTGGGCATGATTTGGACCATTATTCTGCGTTTTGCTATTCAGGATATTTCCGTTGAAGAGATGACCGCTAAAGAAGGCTTGTTGCTATGGTGTCAACGCAAAACTGCTCCCTATAAGAACGTCAATGTTCAAAACTTCCACCTTTCATTCAAG GACGGTTTAGCATTCTGCGCCTTGATTCACCGTCATAGGCCTGACTTGATTGATTATTCCAAACTCTCCAAAGACAATCCATTGGAAAATCTCAACACTGCCTTTGATGTTGCTGAGAAATATCTCGATATTCCAAGGATGTTAGATCCAGATG ATTTGATCAACACTCCAAAGCCGGATGAACGCGCTATTATGACTTACGTGTCCTGTTACTATCATGCTTTCCAGGGAGCCCAACAGGTTGGAAATGTGACGCATGTACCCGAACCCACAAGACAATACACCTACGTCCCGAATTACAAT GCGGAAACCGCAGCTAACCGTATTTGCAAAGTGCTTAAGGTGAACCAGGAAAATGAACGTCTTATGGAGGAGTATGAACGACTAGCAAGCGAT CTTTTGGAATGGATCCGCCGGACTATGCCCTGGCTAAACTCCCGCCAGGCAGATAATTCTTTGGCTGGTGTTCAGAAAAAACTGGAGGAATACCGTACTTATCGTCGCAAACACAAGCCGCCACGTGTTGAGCAAAAAGCAAAACTCGAAACTAACTTCAACACTTTGCAAACGAAACTCCGTTTATCCAATCGTCCAGCCTACTTGCCAACTGAGGGCAAGACCGTCGGCGATATTTCAAACGCCTGGAAAGGTTTGGAACTAGCCGAGAAAGCTTTTGAAGAGTGGCTTTTGGCTGAAACGATGCGCTTGGAACGCTTGGAACATTTGGCTCAAAAGTTCAAGCACAAG gCTGATGCCCACGAAGATTGGACACGGGGTAAGGAGGAGATGTTGCAGTCTCAAGACTTCCGTCAATGTAAATTGAATGAGTTAAAGGCACTCAAAAAGAAGCATGAGGCTTTTGAATCCGACTTAGCCGCTCACCAAGATCGGGTAGAACAAATTGCAGCTATTGCTCAAGAGTTGAA CACTCTGGAATATCATGACTGTGTTTCTGTTAATGCTCGTTGCCAGCGTATCTGTGATCAATGGGATCGCTTGGGTGCGCTCACTCAGCGTCGTCGTACGGCTTTGGATGAGGCTGAACGCATTTTGGAGAAAATTGATATCCTGCATTTGGAGTTCGCTAAGAGGGCCGCTCCATTCAATAACTGGCTGGATGGCACCCGTGAAGATTTAGTTGATATGTTCATTGTACATACAATGGAGGAAATTCAAGGTCTCATACAGGCGCACGATCAATTCAAAGCCACATTGGGAGAAGCTGACAAGGAGTTCAACTTGATTGTTAATTTGGTACGTGAAGTAGAGTCTATCGTTAAGCAACATCAAATTCCTGGAGGACTGGAGAATCCCTACACAACACTTACTGCCAATGACATGACTAGAAAATGGAGTGACGTTCGTCAGTTGGTACCTCAACGTGATCAAACTCTTGCGAACGAGTTGCGCAAGcaacaaaataatgaaatgcTACGAAGACAGTTTGCCGAAAAGGCCAATATTGTTGGACCATGGATTGAACGACAGATGGATGCTGTTACTGCTATCGGAATGGGCTTGCAAGGTTCTCTTGAAGACCAATTACATCGCCTTAAGGAGTATGAACAGGCTGTGTATGCTTACAAACCTAACATTGAAGAATTAGAAAAGATCCACCAGGCTGTACAAGAATCGATGATATTCGAAAATCGTTACACTAATTACACAATGGAAACATTGCGAGTTGGCTGGGAGCAATTATTGACTTCCATCAATCGTAATATCAACGAGGTGGAAAATCAAATTCTTACACGTGATTCTAAGGGAATCAGCCAAGAGCAATTAAATGAGTTCCGCTCCAGTTTCAATCACTTTGACAAGAATCGTACAGGCAGACTTACCCCTGAAGAGTTTAAATCATGTCTTGTCTCCTTGGGTTACTCTATAGGAAAAGACAGACAAGGTGAAATGGACTTCCAAAGAATTTTAGCTGTTGTCGATCCCAACTCCACTGGTTATGTGCATTTTGATGCCTTCCTTGATTTCATGACACGCGAAAGCACCGATACCGATACCGCTGAACAAGTTATTGACTCATTCAGAATCCTCGCAGCCGACAAG CCATACATATTACCAGATGAACTTCGACGCGAACTCCCTCCAGATCAAGCGGAATACTGCATCCAGAGAATGCCACCATACAAAGGACCAAATGGAGTACCCGGCGCTCTTGACTACATGTCCTTTAGTACCGCACTGTATGGCGAAACTGATTTGTAA
- the LOC120774077 gene encoding alpha-actinin, sarcomeric isoform X3, whose product MMMENGLSMEYGDGYMEQEEEWEREGLLDPAWEKQQKKTFTAWCNSHLRKAGTSIDNIDEDFRNGLKLMLLLEVISGETLPKPDRGKMRFHKIANVNKALDFIASKGVHLVSIGAEEIVDGNLKMTLGMIWTIILRFAIQDISVEEMTAKEGLLLWCQRKTAPYKNVNVQNFHLSFKDGLAFCALIHRHRPDLIDYSKLSKDNPLENLNTAFDVAEKYLDIPRMLDPDDLQNTALPDERAVMTYVSSYYHCFSGAQKAETAANRICKVLKVNQENERLMEEYERLASDLLEWIRRTMPWLNSRQADNSLAGVQKKLEEYRTYRRKHKPPRVEQKAKLETNFNTLQTKLRLSNRPAYLPTEGKTVGDISNAWKGLELAEKAFEEWLLAETMRLERLEHLAQKFKHKADAHEDWTRGKEEMLQSQDFRQCKLNELKALKKKHEAFESDLAAHQDRVEQIAAIAQELNTLEYHDCVSVNARCQRICDQWDRLGALTQRRRTALDEAERILEKIDILHLEFAKRAAPFNNWLDGTREDLVDMFIVHTMEEIQGLIQAHDQFKATLGEADKEFNLIVNLVREVESIVKQHQIPGGLENPYTTLTANDMTRKWSDVRQLVPQRDQTLANELRKQQNNEMLRRQFAEKANIVGPWIERQMDAVTAIGMGLQGSLEDQLHRLKEYEQAVYAYKPNIEELEKIHQAVQESMIFENRYTNYTMETLRVGWEQLLTSINRNINEVENQILTRDSKGISQEQLNEFRSSFNHFDKNRTGRLTPEEFKSCLVSLGYSIGKDRQGEMDFQRILAVVDPNSTGYVHFDAFLDFMTRESTDTDTAEQVIDSFRILAADKPYILPDELRRELPPDQAEYCIQRMPPYKGPNGVPGALDYMSFSTALYGETDL is encoded by the exons ATGATGATGGAGAACGGACTCTCCATGGAGTATGGAGATGGCTATATGGAGCAGGAGGAAGAATGGGAGCGCGAAGGACTTTTAGATCCCGCGTGGGAAAAACAACAGAAGAAG ACATTTACAGCGTGGTGCAATAGTCATTTGCGTAAAGCTGGAACATCTATCGATAATATTGACGAGGACTTCCGTAATGGATTGaagttgatgttgttgctggAAGTTATTTCCGGTGAAACTTTGCCAAAACCCGATCGTGGCAAAATGCGCTTCCACAAGATCGCGAATGTCAATAAGGCGCTGGACTTCATCGCATCGAAAGGTGTGCACTTGGTATCGATTGGCGCTGAAGAAATTGTCGATGGCAATTTGAAGATGACTTTGGGCATGATTTGGACCATTATTCTGCGTTTTGCTATTCAGGATATTTCCGTTGAAGAGATGACCGCTAAAGAAGGCTTGTTGCTATGGTGTCAACGCAAAACTGCTCCCTATAAGAACGTCAATGTTCAAAACTTCCACCTTTCATTCAAG GACGGTTTAGCATTCTGCGCCTTGATTCACCGTCATAGGCCTGACTTGATTGATTATTCCAAACTCTCCAAAGACAATCCATTGGAAAATCTCAACACTGCCTTTGATGTTGCTGAGAAATATCTCGATATTCCAAGGATGTTAGATCCAGATG ACTTGCAGAATACTGCGCTGCCAGATGAACGAGCAGTTATGACGTACGTGTCATCGTACTATCATTGCTTTAGTGGCGCTCAAAAG GCGGAAACCGCAGCTAACCGTATTTGCAAAGTGCTTAAGGTGAACCAGGAAAATGAACGTCTTATGGAGGAGTATGAACGACTAGCAAGCGAT CTTTTGGAATGGATCCGCCGGACTATGCCCTGGCTAAACTCCCGCCAGGCAGATAATTCTTTGGCTGGTGTTCAGAAAAAACTGGAGGAATACCGTACTTATCGTCGCAAACACAAGCCGCCACGTGTTGAGCAAAAAGCAAAACTCGAAACTAACTTCAACACTTTGCAAACGAAACTCCGTTTATCCAATCGTCCAGCCTACTTGCCAACTGAGGGCAAGACCGTCGGCGATATTTCAAACGCCTGGAAAGGTTTGGAACTAGCCGAGAAAGCTTTTGAAGAGTGGCTTTTGGCTGAAACGATGCGCTTGGAACGCTTGGAACATTTGGCTCAAAAGTTCAAGCACAAG gCTGATGCCCACGAAGATTGGACACGGGGTAAGGAGGAGATGTTGCAGTCTCAAGACTTCCGTCAATGTAAATTGAATGAGTTAAAGGCACTCAAAAAGAAGCATGAGGCTTTTGAATCCGACTTAGCCGCTCACCAAGATCGGGTAGAACAAATTGCAGCTATTGCTCAAGAGTTGAA CACTCTGGAATATCATGACTGTGTTTCTGTTAATGCTCGTTGCCAGCGTATCTGTGATCAATGGGATCGCTTGGGTGCGCTCACTCAGCGTCGTCGTACGGCTTTGGATGAGGCTGAACGCATTTTGGAGAAAATTGATATCCTGCATTTGGAGTTCGCTAAGAGGGCCGCTCCATTCAATAACTGGCTGGATGGCACCCGTGAAGATTTAGTTGATATGTTCATTGTACATACAATGGAGGAAATTCAAGGTCTCATACAGGCGCACGATCAATTCAAAGCCACATTGGGAGAAGCTGACAAGGAGTTCAACTTGATTGTTAATTTGGTACGTGAAGTAGAGTCTATCGTTAAGCAACATCAAATTCCTGGAGGACTGGAGAATCCCTACACAACACTTACTGCCAATGACATGACTAGAAAATGGAGTGACGTTCGTCAGTTGGTACCTCAACGTGATCAAACTCTTGCGAACGAGTTGCGCAAGcaacaaaataatgaaatgcTACGAAGACAGTTTGCCGAAAAGGCCAATATTGTTGGACCATGGATTGAACGACAGATGGATGCTGTTACTGCTATCGGAATGGGCTTGCAAGGTTCTCTTGAAGACCAATTACATCGCCTTAAGGAGTATGAACAGGCTGTGTATGCTTACAAACCTAACATTGAAGAATTAGAAAAGATCCACCAGGCTGTACAAGAATCGATGATATTCGAAAATCGTTACACTAATTACACAATGGAAACATTGCGAGTTGGCTGGGAGCAATTATTGACTTCCATCAATCGTAATATCAACGAGGTGGAAAATCAAATTCTTACACGTGATTCTAAGGGAATCAGCCAAGAGCAATTAAATGAGTTCCGCTCCAGTTTCAATCACTTTGACAAGAATCGTACAGGCAGACTTACCCCTGAAGAGTTTAAATCATGTCTTGTCTCCTTGGGTTACTCTATAGGAAAAGACAGACAAGGTGAAATGGACTTCCAAAGAATTTTAGCTGTTGTCGATCCCAACTCCACTGGTTATGTGCATTTTGATGCCTTCCTTGATTTCATGACACGCGAAAGCACCGATACCGATACCGCTGAACAAGTTATTGACTCATTCAGAATCCTCGCAGCCGACAAG CCATACATATTACCAGATGAACTTCGACGCGAACTCCCTCCAGATCAAGCGGAATACTGCATCCAGAGAATGCCACCATACAAAGGACCAAATGGAGTACCCGGCGCTCTTGACTACATGTCCTTTAGTACCGCACTGTATGGCGAAACTGATTTGTAA